A genomic stretch from Armatimonadia bacterium includes:
- a CDS encoding TylF/MycF/NovP-related O-methyltransferase encodes MRNPVVSFARRTARQTIRKLGYEVVKSPYRYSGQAYGPILPTATYTPWNLDEEFLKVYAAIKEATLIDVYRCWELWTLTEQAAKVPGSLIEVGTWRGGSGALIAARARQGGLTDPVYLCDTFRGVVKTGPRDPVYTGGEHADTSRGLVEALVFDTLKLDNVRILEGIFPDETGPQVEGERFRLCHIDVDVYESARGVVEWIDARMGVGSIYVYDDYGNMSTAGITRLVDEQGALPDRVVLYNLNGHAVVIRIA; translated from the coding sequence ATCCGCAAGTTGGGCTACGAAGTAGTGAAGTCGCCCTACCGCTACTCGGGGCAGGCCTATGGTCCGATCCTGCCGACGGCCACCTACACGCCCTGGAACCTCGACGAGGAATTCCTCAAGGTATACGCCGCGATCAAGGAAGCCACGCTCATTGACGTATACCGGTGCTGGGAGCTGTGGACTCTGACGGAGCAAGCCGCCAAGGTGCCGGGAAGCCTGATCGAAGTGGGTACCTGGAGAGGCGGGAGTGGCGCCCTGATCGCAGCCAGGGCGAGGCAAGGCGGCCTGACCGATCCCGTGTACCTGTGCGACACCTTCCGCGGCGTCGTCAAGACAGGCCCCAGGGACCCGGTCTATACCGGCGGAGAGCACGCCGATACCTCCCGCGGCCTGGTTGAGGCGCTGGTCTTCGATACCCTCAAGCTGGACAACGTGCGCATCCTCGAAGGCATCTTCCCCGACGAGACCGGTCCCCAAGTTGAGGGCGAGAGATTCCGCCTGTGCCATATCGATGTGGATGTCTATGAGTCGGCAAGGGGCGTCGTTGAGTGGATCGATGCGCGCATGGGGGTCGGCAGCATCTACGTCTACGATGACTACGGGAACATGAGTACCGCCGGCATCACCCGGCTTGTCGATGAGCAGGGAGCTCTTCCCGACCGCGTCGTGCTGTACAACCTCAACGGCCATGCCGTGGTCATACGGATTGCGTGA
- the glnA gene encoding type I glutamate--ammonia ligase: MFAGVAQVLDFASSQRVEMIDLKIADLLGRWHHVTLPAGQLTADKLQEGVGIDTSSYPGYKSVEAGDMRVVPDPTTGMLETFCEARTLSFICNIVEPISGEPYLRDPRGVARRAEEYFPTVISPGRPVFSPELEFYVFSSVKYRSEMNAAGYEVDSVEACWNTCAEEAPNLGHKIPAHGGYHATPPRDHLNDLRSRMLLAIEAAGVPGHYHHHEVGGPGQVEIEVGLGPLLEMADAVMKMKYLIRNLACRAGMTATFMPKPMFGEAGNGMHVHQYVTHEGKSLFWDAGPSYAHLSELARQWVGGLLLHAAALLGLCSPSTNSYRRLVPGYEAPISAFYGLSNRTAAVRVPAYSVNERENRVEFRPPDATCNPYLCLAAMTMAGLDGVRRALDPADHDFGPFDQNVTNMSPEDRSRLRQLPTSLNAALDALEDDHDFLLEGGVFTTDLLDAWIACKRQEIAEVNLRPVPQEYVLYYDL; the protein is encoded by the coding sequence ATGTTTGCAGGCGTCGCGCAGGTGCTCGACTTCGCGTCTTCTCAGCGGGTAGAGATGATCGACCTCAAGATCGCCGACCTTCTCGGACGGTGGCACCACGTCACTCTCCCCGCCGGTCAGCTCACCGCCGACAAGCTCCAGGAGGGCGTCGGCATCGACACCTCCAGCTACCCCGGCTACAAGTCAGTCGAGGCCGGTGACATGAGGGTGGTGCCCGACCCCACCACCGGCATGCTCGAGACCTTCTGCGAGGCCCGCACACTTAGCTTCATCTGCAACATCGTCGAGCCGATCAGCGGCGAACCGTATCTGCGCGACCCGCGCGGTGTGGCCCGGCGTGCCGAGGAGTACTTCCCCACGGTCATCAGCCCCGGGCGTCCGGTCTTCTCGCCGGAACTCGAGTTCTACGTCTTCTCCAGCGTGAAGTACCGCTCGGAGATGAACGCCGCCGGGTACGAGGTGGATTCCGTCGAGGCCTGCTGGAACACTTGCGCTGAGGAGGCGCCGAATCTGGGCCACAAGATCCCCGCTCATGGGGGTTACCATGCCACGCCGCCCCGCGACCATCTCAATGACCTGCGGTCACGGATGCTCCTGGCCATCGAGGCCGCGGGAGTGCCGGGCCATTACCACCACCATGAGGTCGGCGGACCTGGTCAAGTGGAGATTGAGGTTGGTCTCGGCCCTCTGCTGGAGATGGCCGACGCGGTGATGAAGATGAAGTACCTCATACGGAACCTTGCCTGCCGGGCCGGCATGACCGCCACCTTTATGCCCAAGCCGATGTTCGGGGAAGCCGGCAACGGCATGCATGTGCACCAGTATGTGACCCACGAGGGAAAGTCACTCTTCTGGGACGCGGGGCCTTCCTACGCTCATCTCAGCGAGCTGGCGCGCCAGTGGGTCGGCGGCCTGCTCCTCCATGCAGCGGCTCTCCTGGGGCTCTGTAGTCCGAGCACGAACTCGTACCGTCGCCTGGTTCCCGGCTACGAGGCACCCATCAGCGCTTTCTACGGGCTGTCGAACCGCACTGCCGCTGTCCGCGTGCCAGCCTACTCAGTCAATGAGCGCGAGAACCGTGTTGAGTTCCGTCCGCCCGATGCCACCTGCAACCCCTACCTGTGTCTCGCCGCAATGACCATGGCCGGCCTGGACGGCGTCCGCAGGGCCCTCGACCCTGCAGACCACGACTTCGGGCCCTTCGATCAGAACGTCACCAATATGTCGCCCGAGGACCGCAGCCGCCTTCGCCAACTGCCCACTTCCCTGAACGCCGCTTTGGATGCCCTGGAGGACGATCACGACTTCCTGCTGGAGGGCGGCGTCTTCACGACCGATCTGCTCGATGCCTGGATCGCCTGCAAGCGCCAGGAGATCGCGGAAGTCAACTTGCGACCGGTTCCGCAGGAGTACGTCCTCTACTACGACCTGTGA
- a CDS encoding HEAT repeat domain-containing protein: MKGSRPVRQVLLALAAVVVAAVTPAAAQEELHEKIEGYFAQIRPHGLYGNERAAQALIALAPSLHTARPEFVAALSDAHMVVRWTAARVLGLIGPEAKEAVPALAQALPTSEWYAQVMVAWALSRMGPAAAEATPALVKVLQTSRDLWVKREAAMALGAIGPQAREALPVLTSLLKDANGFVRVAAATSLYQVGRDNGGFPVLLEALHDPYIVGPRVAADALAELGEGAKSMIPALVDTLKDPAPCARVAAARALWLIDKNTQGTSALLDALKDPQLEVRQRASETLRLIGAATGQTFPEPVTPPEPQDTRPKPLVYKAEEWTGPQEAIVKNQGRPDKWNLWSSGAPAWSRGIVLAGPTVTADRSTPEEGAPVLHTHITGIPEGTYTVTVEHSRPLGVSLDAGKTWRKLDENSSLGLTTIKDGTFDLWVDDRYAAATSPGPVYYNTVTFTPTTPQTPGRPVQGWATERVREKLDRGALALRTEGGVYLSWRLLETDRPQAAFDVYRTDGAGPARKLNTAPITQTTDFLDRTAPTGTGSRYSIAIDGSWATSLPAPGTGVPYLPIKLQDNYRALNVGIGDLDGDGRLDYVIRQPDVEIWGFLYTWYRSPDTYKLEAYDADGKFLWRQSMGWGVEMGVWFAPYLVHDLDGDGRAEIAFKGADADPRDAEGMCNEGAEYVTVLDGRTGEVRCRAPWPSRDDFGFSAKPGDIAARNQLAIAYLDGKTPCLIAERGTYGLQKVTAYQLKGNSLETLWKWDNSDSERAFRGQGAHTLHAADVDGDGRDEVILGSSVLEDDGTPLWSTGRGHPDVCCVGDFDPANPGLEVFYTHENPQQQNGVCMVDARTGRTLWGRQEPTIHVGWGLASDVDATRPGCEAWAREDPKTGAFSGPPPCWLYSAEGKLIAEGADVPTTTTVAYWDADVQRELIRGGRASDYQGGAYPPYFEGSVIAVADVVGDWREEVITALPGEVRIYSTTIPAADRRPCLLQDPTYRLAVDDLCSGYYSQPMLGYLPAQNRSSAFLTGPQAGLDPAASNACEAVVLASPTEAVTGTLHLSTGNASAVIEPAELPVSVPAGQSLRLPFSLRLTKPPSPLSGRMVVAVTASLQSASGEKLEARTDLPVIDRPMTGVPLVGAGDFLEQSGGEARPRTDKPNSGGRALSHWNYKGHRISWQITLPQTGRYHLAIRYANSWGWVAERSLLVDGKPLPGAETVHFPPVGTLLDEWATMPVRLTSGALAVWELTAGPHRITMENTNDCWLNLDQLAFVPVTGS, encoded by the coding sequence ATGAAGGGTAGCAGACCCGTGAGGCAAGTTCTCCTCGCGCTGGCTGCCGTCGTCGTTGCAGCAGTTACACCGGCGGCCGCGCAGGAGGAGTTGCACGAGAAGATCGAGGGGTACTTCGCGCAGATCCGACCGCATGGCCTCTATGGCAACGAGCGGGCTGCTCAAGCCCTGATAGCCCTGGCACCCTCCCTGCACACGGCGCGTCCGGAGTTCGTCGCTGCCCTGAGCGACGCCCACATGGTCGTGCGCTGGACGGCCGCTCGCGTGCTCGGTCTCATCGGCCCCGAGGCGAAGGAGGCAGTTCCCGCCCTGGCACAGGCGCTGCCGACCAGTGAGTGGTATGCCCAGGTCATGGTCGCCTGGGCGCTGTCACGGATGGGACCGGCGGCTGCCGAGGCGACTCCGGCACTCGTCAAGGTTCTCCAGACCTCGCGCGACCTCTGGGTCAAGCGCGAAGCAGCCATGGCCCTCGGCGCGATCGGTCCGCAGGCTCGTGAGGCCTTGCCGGTGCTGACCTCGCTACTGAAGGATGCCAACGGGTTTGTGCGCGTCGCAGCCGCGACTTCACTGTACCAGGTTGGGCGGGACAACGGGGGCTTTCCTGTGCTCCTTGAGGCGCTGCACGATCCGTACATCGTCGGGCCACGGGTCGCCGCCGATGCCCTGGCCGAACTCGGTGAAGGCGCCAAATCGATGATACCCGCGCTGGTCGACACCCTGAAGGATCCGGCGCCCTGCGCACGGGTGGCTGCTGCTCGCGCCCTGTGGCTCATCGACAAGAACACGCAGGGCACCTCGGCTCTCCTCGACGCCCTGAAGGACCCGCAACTCGAAGTGCGGCAGCGTGCCTCGGAGACTCTGCGACTGATCGGTGCCGCGACGGGTCAGACCTTCCCCGAGCCCGTGACGCCTCCCGAACCGCAGGACACTCGGCCCAAGCCACTGGTGTACAAGGCCGAGGAATGGACGGGGCCGCAGGAGGCCATCGTCAAGAACCAAGGGAGGCCCGACAAGTGGAACCTGTGGTCGAGTGGTGCGCCTGCCTGGTCTCGCGGCATCGTCCTCGCCGGTCCGACGGTGACGGCTGATCGGTCGACCCCGGAGGAGGGTGCGCCGGTCCTGCATACTCACATCACCGGCATCCCGGAGGGCACCTACACCGTCACCGTCGAGCACTCTCGTCCCCTGGGCGTCTCTCTCGATGCGGGCAAGACCTGGCGCAAGCTGGACGAGAACTCGAGCCTGGGCCTCACTACCATCAAGGACGGGACCTTCGACCTGTGGGTCGATGACCGGTACGCTGCGGCTACGAGTCCCGGTCCCGTCTACTACAACACAGTCACCTTCACGCCGACGACGCCTCAGACCCCGGGGAGACCGGTCCAGGGCTGGGCGACGGAACGGGTACGCGAGAAGCTCGATCGCGGTGCCCTTGCTCTCCGCACCGAGGGTGGCGTCTACCTCAGTTGGCGCTTGCTCGAGACCGATCGGCCGCAGGCAGCTTTCGATGTCTACCGCACCGACGGCGCAGGACCGGCCCGCAAACTGAACACAGCGCCGATCACCCAGACCACCGACTTCCTGGACCGCACCGCGCCTACGGGCACCGGGTCTCGCTACTCGATTGCGATCGACGGCAGCTGGGCGACGTCACTTCCGGCGCCGGGGACCGGTGTCCCCTATCTTCCAATCAAGCTCCAGGACAACTACCGGGCGCTGAACGTCGGAATCGGCGACCTCGACGGCGACGGGCGCCTGGACTACGTGATCCGGCAGCCCGACGTCGAGATCTGGGGCTTCCTGTACACCTGGTACCGCAGCCCGGACACTTACAAGCTGGAGGCCTACGACGCGGACGGCAAGTTTCTGTGGCGGCAGAGCATGGGCTGGGGCGTCGAGATGGGGGTATGGTTCGCGCCCTACCTCGTCCATGACCTAGATGGCGACGGCCGGGCCGAGATCGCCTTCAAGGGCGCTGACGCCGACCCGCGGGATGCTGAGGGCATGTGCAACGAGGGCGCAGAGTATGTGACGGTCCTCGATGGCCGCACCGGAGAGGTCCGCTGCCGCGCTCCCTGGCCAAGTCGGGACGACTTCGGCTTCAGCGCCAAGCCGGGTGACATAGCGGCACGCAACCAGCTTGCGATCGCCTACCTCGACGGCAAGACGCCCTGCCTCATCGCCGAACGGGGCACCTACGGCCTGCAGAAAGTCACCGCCTACCAGTTGAAGGGCAACAGCCTCGAGACGCTCTGGAAGTGGGACAACAGTGACTCGGAGCGGGCCTTCCGGGGACAGGGCGCCCACACGCTTCACGCGGCGGATGTTGACGGCGACGGCCGCGACGAGGTCATCCTCGGGTCCTCGGTGCTGGAGGACGACGGGACACCCCTGTGGTCAACGGGAAGGGGCCACCCGGATGTATGCTGCGTCGGCGACTTCGACCCGGCCAATCCGGGGCTGGAGGTCTTCTACACACACGAGAACCCTCAGCAGCAGAACGGGGTCTGCATGGTCGATGCCCGCACGGGCAGGACACTGTGGGGGCGTCAGGAGCCGACGATCCATGTCGGCTGGGGCCTCGCCTCGGATGTTGACGCCACGCGTCCGGGCTGCGAGGCCTGGGCCAGAGAGGACCCCAAGACCGGCGCCTTCAGCGGACCGCCGCCCTGCTGGCTGTACTCGGCGGAGGGCAAGCTGATCGCTGAGGGAGCGGACGTCCCCACGACGACCACCGTCGCCTACTGGGACGCGGATGTGCAGCGCGAACTGATCCGGGGAGGCCGCGCCAGTGACTACCAGGGCGGAGCTTATCCGCCCTACTTCGAGGGCAGCGTGATCGCCGTCGCGGACGTGGTCGGTGACTGGCGCGAGGAGGTCATCACTGCCCTGCCGGGAGAGGTGCGCATCTACAGCACCACGATTCCGGCCGCTGACCGGCGGCCCTGTCTGCTGCAGGATCCGACCTACCGGCTGGCAGTGGATGATCTCTGCTCGGGCTACTACTCGCAGCCAATGCTGGGGTACCTTCCCGCGCAGAACCGCAGCAGTGCGTTCCTCACGGGTCCTCAGGCGGGCCTCGATCCTGCGGCAAGCAACGCCTGCGAAGCGGTAGTGCTCGCCTCACCGACGGAGGCTGTGACAGGCACCTTGCATCTGTCCACCGGGAACGCCTCGGCGGTCATCGAACCGGCGGAGCTACCTGTGTCGGTGCCTGCCGGCCAGAGCCTCAGGCTGCCCTTCTCCCTGCGCCTGACGAAGCCACCCTCACCACTGTCAGGGCGCATGGTCGTCGCGGTCACGGCGTCCCTGCAGTCGGCCTCGGGTGAGAAGCTCGAGGCCAGGACCGATCTGCCGGTGATCGACAGACCCATGACAGGGGTGCCGCTGGTCGGTGCCGGCGATTTCCTCGAGCAGTCCGGCGGCGAGGCACGCCCGCGCACCGACAAGCCCAACTCCGGCGGTCGAGCGCTTTCGCATTGGAACTACAAGGGGCACCGGATCAGCTGGCAGATCACCCTTCCGCAGACGGGACGGTACCATCTCGCGATCCGCTACGCCAACTCCTGGGGCTGGGTCGCCGAGCGCAGTCTTCTGGTCGATGGGAAGCCGCTGCCGGGTGCCGAGACCGTGCACTTCCCGCCGGTCGGCACCCTCCTCGATGAGTGGGCTACCATGCCCGTGCGCCTGACCAGTGGGGCCCTGGCCGTCTGGGAGCTGACGGCCGGGCCTCACCGCATCACCATGGAGAACACGAACGACTGCTGGCTCAACCTCGACCAGTTGGCCTTCGTACCGGTCACAGGCTCTTAG
- a CDS encoding LamG-like jellyroll fold domain-containing protein translates to MVWSIQSPALSILAAFLLCSVAFAQTDLARPFEPDAQTVELYHLDDLAGGACADVMGGPAGTLQGVMPTLGRFGGGASLTGEQAWVDITRKAPPAPQKGLTVECWAKFPSRAQGDLICRNSAYMMRLSGGLQAYIGIDGSWRKVVGSRPVPIGRWVHLAMTYDQATREVRVYIDGRLDVAGKPEGLTEGKLNAGSEVLRLGTNTWNPAGGMVEACLDELRVSSVARTFAPLPGPGVEVPAPGTNLVTNPSFEFGRYGWRPEYESDGRLQWTVVSSDAVAGRCFLRSMEPGNCGLMSYPIALAPGRSYTLSVALRADKPADVRLAINATGLAPDARRPGRNQNVNVTTEWQRFSLKYAIPQDYPADRVYVSFGKPRDVQLDVDAVSLVAGDASDFVASDASDLGLALDLPQGNTLDLAGPGRLPAQLVNGSKVARTMTLDSRVVDWLGEEVAAEKLFEGELPPLSARPMTVTVPTTRVGWFTLEVRTSADGKQVSRLPYVVNVVAPMDHRGDAFTSPLGMNTHMERESGAHLQHNLGTLARYGVKWIRAWWGWGMAEKQPGQFDWTEYDRQFKEVNATGMEIMPILLRYYPNFEQSWAGKTEEIQQPPYDLKQWGDFVQATVSRFRGRVKAWEVWNEPSYTMDAGTYAGILKTTYERAKAADPQALIVGFAGVPLDYARDTFKAGADASLDVLSHHSYSQLVRPFSQQAQLQTNTEALLKDSDVKVPVWHSEQGSGADGAGYLGLGASEEDCALNLAQAYLSALSVGVEKFFWFSAQTSPTYGWGVFYEDYLPRPRLVALNGLARLLDGRQVTGRLALPTGSIACVMLEGQSGAAAALWNLQEPLSLVLTDAKELRACDLFLNPTPGAPSDKLVVQLQEGRPVYLLAPGLSSEELAEKLKAATVSGMEELPLELTLRPAGPDQLELRVRNTGTKPLDADLRAEAAGLLPGPGGPATCEIRDLPQGDTWTATLALAAKPVAGRPYPVRLACTVGGSRLRQQTFAREVAW, encoded by the coding sequence GTGGTCTGGTCCATCCAGTCGCCTGCGCTATCGATCCTCGCCGCTTTCCTCCTGTGTTCCGTGGCCTTCGCTCAGACTGACCTTGCGAGACCCTTTGAGCCCGACGCCCAGACGGTCGAGTTGTACCATCTTGATGACCTTGCCGGCGGCGCCTGTGCTGACGTGATGGGAGGCCCTGCCGGGACCCTCCAGGGCGTCATGCCGACTCTGGGTCGGTTCGGCGGTGGCGCCAGTCTCACCGGCGAGCAGGCCTGGGTGGACATCACTCGCAAAGCACCTCCGGCGCCCCAGAAGGGGCTGACCGTGGAGTGCTGGGCCAAGTTCCCTTCGCGTGCCCAGGGCGATCTGATCTGCCGCAACTCGGCCTACATGATGCGTCTGTCCGGCGGCCTTCAGGCCTATATCGGGATCGACGGCAGTTGGCGCAAAGTCGTGGGTTCGCGACCTGTGCCGATCGGACGTTGGGTGCACCTCGCCATGACCTACGACCAGGCCACCCGTGAGGTGCGCGTCTACATCGACGGTCGCCTCGACGTCGCCGGCAAGCCGGAGGGCCTCACCGAGGGGAAGCTGAACGCCGGCTCGGAGGTCCTGCGCCTCGGCACCAACACCTGGAATCCGGCCGGCGGAATGGTGGAAGCGTGCCTCGATGAGCTTCGTGTCTCCTCGGTGGCCAGGACCTTCGCACCGCTCCCCGGACCAGGTGTCGAGGTGCCTGCTCCCGGCACGAACCTGGTGACCAATCCCAGCTTTGAGTTCGGCCGCTACGGCTGGCGACCCGAGTATGAGAGTGACGGAAGGCTGCAATGGACGGTCGTCAGCAGCGACGCTGTAGCAGGGCGCTGCTTCCTGCGCTCCATGGAACCGGGCAACTGTGGATTGATGTCGTACCCGATCGCCCTTGCGCCCGGCCGGTCCTACACGCTCTCAGTTGCGCTGCGCGCAGACAAGCCGGCCGACGTCCGCCTCGCGATCAATGCCACCGGTCTGGCCCCGGATGCCCGGCGCCCAGGGCGCAATCAGAACGTCAATGTGACAACGGAATGGCAGCGCTTCTCGCTCAAGTACGCGATTCCGCAGGACTACCCGGCGGACCGCGTGTACGTCAGCTTCGGGAAGCCTCGCGACGTGCAGCTCGACGTCGATGCAGTCTCGCTCGTGGCCGGTGATGCCTCGGACTTCGTCGCGAGTGACGCCTCCGACCTGGGCCTCGCCCTGGACCTGCCGCAGGGGAACACCCTCGACCTGGCCGGTCCAGGGAGGCTCCCGGCACAGCTAGTGAACGGATCGAAGGTCGCCCGCACGATGACCCTCGACTCCCGGGTGGTGGACTGGCTGGGAGAGGAAGTCGCCGCCGAGAAGCTCTTTGAGGGTGAGCTACCGCCGCTCTCGGCACGGCCGATGACGGTGACTGTGCCGACTACGCGGGTCGGGTGGTTCACGCTGGAGGTCCGCACGAGCGCCGACGGCAAGCAAGTCAGCCGCTTGCCCTACGTGGTCAATGTGGTTGCGCCCATGGACCACCGCGGCGACGCCTTCACCTCGCCGCTGGGCATGAACACCCACATGGAACGCGAATCCGGGGCGCACCTGCAGCACAACCTGGGCACGCTGGCTCGCTACGGAGTGAAGTGGATTCGGGCCTGGTGGGGCTGGGGCATGGCGGAGAAGCAGCCGGGGCAGTTTGACTGGACCGAGTACGACCGGCAGTTCAAGGAAGTCAACGCAACGGGCATGGAGATCATGCCTATCCTGCTGCGCTACTACCCCAACTTCGAGCAGTCCTGGGCGGGCAAGACCGAGGAGATCCAGCAGCCGCCCTATGACCTCAAACAGTGGGGCGACTTCGTCCAGGCGACGGTCTCGCGCTTCCGGGGTCGAGTGAAGGCCTGGGAAGTCTGGAACGAGCCCTCCTACACGATGGATGCGGGAACCTATGCCGGCATACTCAAGACGACCTACGAACGCGCCAAAGCTGCCGACCCGCAAGCTCTGATCGTGGGCTTCGCCGGGGTGCCGCTGGACTACGCCCGCGACACCTTCAAGGCCGGTGCGGACGCGAGTCTGGATGTGCTGTCGCACCACAGCTACTCGCAACTCGTCCGCCCCTTCAGCCAGCAGGCGCAGCTACAGACGAACACCGAGGCGCTGCTCAAGGACTCAGACGTGAAGGTCCCGGTGTGGCACTCCGAGCAGGGATCGGGTGCTGACGGTGCCGGGTACCTGGGACTCGGCGCCTCCGAGGAGGACTGTGCACTGAACCTGGCACAGGCCTACCTTTCGGCGCTCTCGGTGGGGGTGGAGAAGTTCTTCTGGTTCAGCGCCCAGACCAGTCCGACCTACGGCTGGGGCGTGTTCTATGAGGACTACCTTCCGCGGCCGCGGCTGGTGGCGCTCAATGGGCTGGCGCGACTCCTCGACGGTCGCCAAGTGACCGGCCGACTGGCGCTGCCGACGGGAAGCATCGCCTGCGTGATGTTGGAGGGGCAGTCTGGGGCAGCAGCCGCCCTGTGGAATCTGCAGGAGCCCTTGTCCTTGGTCCTGACCGACGCGAAGGAGTTGCGGGCGTGCGACCTGTTCCTCAACCCGACGCCAGGAGCACCGAGCGACAAGCTGGTCGTACAGCTTCAGGAGGGACGCCCGGTCTATCTCCTGGCTCCGGGGCTGTCTTCGGAGGAGCTGGCCGAGAAGCTCAAGGCTGCCACGGTGTCAGGGATGGAAGAGCTGCCGCTTGAGTTGACGCTGCGTCCCGCCGGGCCGGATCAGCTTGAACTGCGGGTTCGCAACACGGGTACAAAGCCCCTGGACGCGGACCTCCGAGCAGAAGCAGCGGGACTCCTGCCGGGTCCTGGTGGCCCGGCAACCTGTGAGATTCGCGATCTGCCGCAGGGCGACACCTGGACGGCGACGCTGGCCCTGGCCGCGAAGCCCGTTGCAGGTCGTCCCTACCCGGTTCGGTTGGCGTGCACCGTCGGCGGTTCACGACTCCGGCAGCAGACCTTCGCCCGCGAAGTGGCCTGGTAG